TAAAACATATCGTTTGTTCGGCATTTGAATTACCATTTCAAGAGGGCGAACTATTTGGTAAAAAGGACATAACGAAAATACTTAATTATCTTGCAAAAAACAAAATCCTTAATAAAATGTCTGAAAACGGAATTACAAAGTATTATTCATTTAAAGACAGCTTCCCTGCAGGAAAGCTGTCTTTAAGGTCTACAACATCTAAGGTTTATACAATATATGATATAAGTACTCCAAAAAAACTTCGGGCTATTGGCTCTATCAGCAAACATACGGCTCCTATTACTGTACATCCCGAAGCCGTGTATTTTCATAAAGGGAAATCGTACTTGGTCGAAAAGCTTGACTCCAAAAATATGTTATGTAATGCTAGGCCTCTCTCTCTTAATTACTATACAGAAGCGAAATACACAACACATATTAACATTAACAAAATACTAGAACAATCAAATCTTTTCGGGTTTGGTGAAGTCACGATTTCAACAAGACCGTACATGTATAAAAAAATCGATTTGACAACCCACGAAACTGTCGGATGGGGGAAAATAGATCTTTCTGACGAAACACTTCAAACAACTGCAACATGGATTTCTATCCCTACAGAAGCAGCAAACGATATGGAATTAAAAATAGGGATGGAAGGACTCAAAATGCTTCTCAAGAATATCATTCCTCTATTTTTGATGTGTGATAGGGAAGATATATTGGTACTTAGCAGGCAAAATGACCCTAATCTGGAACGACCTGCAATATTTGTGGCGGACAACATCCCGGGAGGAGTAGGCATAGCCGATGGCATGTATGAAACAATACATAAACTTCTCAGCTTCTCTTTAGATTCTATCTCCTCTTGCACATGTTCAAAGGGGTGTCTGGGTTGTGTCGGGATAATACCTTCTGAATATAATCCAAAGACTGCCGTTCAAAGACTTATTTTAAAAATTCTTAATAAAAACCATGTTTCATAATGTAAAAGAGTGACTGTTTTGTTTATCTAATACCATGGCCAAGGCAATGAAAATCTAAAATACGAAGAGATACATCTGCCAAAGAAAATAGCAAGAAGAGCTCCGCTCATCAAGAAAGGCCCCATTGGGATAGCATCCTTGCGAGACACTTTTTTCATTAATAACAAAGGAGTTATATATACTCCTCCCGATAAAAAGCCCAGATAAAGAGCTAGAAGCGTCATTTTCCACCCCAAGAAAGCCCCTATGCCAAGCATTAAGACCGAGTCTCCAAATCCCATACCACCACGACTGCATATTATTATTAGAAGGATTATTCCAAAACCAAGCGTCATTCCCAACAATCCGTCTATAACGCCGGCACTGCCCCCCAAAAGTCTCAAAGACAGACCAATAATCACCATAGCGAAGCACCAAAAATCATATATGTATCCGCTTTCTATATCAGTAAGGGTATGGAATAACAAAAATGGAAGCATTGCTAGGGAAAAAATTAGTGATTGTGAAAAGCCCAAATAACAGACGAGCAACGCCGCGATAAATCCCATAAGAAGCTCCGATATAATATGTCGCAAGCTAATTGGAGCATTGCAACTCCTACACTTCCCTCTTAATATTAGATAAGACAGTACCGGAAGCAAGTCATAAAAAGACAAAATTCTTCCACATTTATCACATGTAGAACGTTCAGTCCCCCACCATTTTCTTTCTGCAACTGTACGTAAGGCCACAACATTGATGAATGAGCCCAATGAAGCACCTAATAAAAATGCAAAGAAAGCATAAAGAAACATCATGTCTAAAACTCCTTAAAGTTTGCTGGTTAAGTAAGTGCTATGAAAATCAATATAAATACTTATAGTTAAATTTTATGTGAAAGGTAAAGGTCAATCTCCAGTTATCTCTCTAAAACGCCTGTGCTGCCAGAGCCACTGCCCCGGAGCTAAAAGTATCTGTTTCTCTATAGCTTTATTGACTAGAGTCGTTATTTCCTTTATGGTGCTATCTCGATTTGTACCTTTTTCCCAAATTATTGGAGAATCAAAAAATATTCTAATTTTGAACGGCTCTACTCGGTAAAAAGTAAAAGGCAAAAGAGTCGCACCTGTCAAATAAGCGAAAACTGCCGGGCCTACAACACTCCCTGTTTCGTAACCAAAAAAAGGAACCTTTATCCCTTCTTCTCCTGCGTGTTGATCGGCCACAATTCCCAATATTCCGTTTTTTTTAAGATATGAAAGCGCTCTTGTCATGGGTTCTTTTTTATCTATCAACTTCACGTTGCCGATGCTTCTGAGTTCTGCTATGAGTTCCTTTTGAAAAGAACTGTCAGATTCTCTAACTATTGAGGCTGCCTCGCCCTGTTTCCCCATCCAAATATTCGCAAATTCCCAGTTCGCCATGTGAGTGGCAACACATATTGCACCTTTTCCTTTGGCAAATGCTTCATTTAAATACTCAAGACCACCAACATATTCTATCCAATCTTCAAA
This portion of the Synergistaceae bacterium genome encodes:
- a CDS encoding DUF1998 domain-containing protein, with amino-acid sequence KHIVCSAFELPFQEGELFGKKDITKILNYLAKNKILNKMSENGITKYYSFKDSFPAGKLSLRSTTSKVYTIYDISTPKKLRAIGSISKHTAPITVHPEAVYFHKGKSYLVEKLDSKNMLCNARPLSLNYYTEAKYTTHININKILEQSNLFGFGEVTISTRPYMYKKIDLTTHETVGWGKIDLSDETLQTTATWISIPTEAANDMELKIGMEGLKMLLKNIIPLFLMCDREDILVLSRQNDPNLERPAIFVADNIPGGVGIADGMYETIHKLLSFSLDSISSCTCSKGCLGCVGIIPSEYNPKTAVQRLILKILNKNHVS
- a CDS encoding prepilin peptidase → MMFLYAFFAFLLGASLGSFINVVALRTVAERKWWGTERSTCDKCGRILSFYDLLPVLSYLILRGKCRSCNAPISLRHIISELLMGFIAALLVCYLGFSQSLIFSLAMLPFLLFHTLTDIESGYIYDFWCFAMVIIGLSLRLLGGSAGVIDGLLGMTLGFGIILLIIICSRGGMGFGDSVLMLGIGAFLGWKMTLLALYLGFLSGGVYITPLLLMKKVSRKDAIPMGPFLMSGALLAIFFGRCISSYFRFSLPWPWY